The following are encoded together in the Lathyrus oleraceus cultivar Zhongwan6 chromosome 3, CAAS_Psat_ZW6_1.0, whole genome shotgun sequence genome:
- the LOC127126581 gene encoding cyclic dof factor 2: protein MNMSETETEKNHPGIKLFGWKIPLPECRIPVNSPPMDTCNSTKKALVEMLSAEKTEQLSNSSDSMDSKQESGNNMQEKEPIVNSKPVEDDTETGDADQDKMLKKPDKIVQCPRCKSWDTKFCYFNNYNVNQPRHFCKNCQRYWTAGGTMRNVPIGAGRRKNKHLASQYRQIIVNSDGIPVSRQETTSLSGHHRASTDNETVLKFGPDNPLCESMHSMLNVRDHKRSTDADSISNVIVQRREEPISCGSSVTNIDTRGNELSNHNASNWLQCYPVPPWVLPMNPGWNNVASMAAVHPTSASMCNPYNAAAPTAMQWYPPPPLFAIPGIRPQNIPLQLVSASHLNGPSLCLSPPSSTSNSCSGNGSPTLGKHTRDTVFADEDKSDKCIPVRKTIRIDVANEVPRSPTRVNGEGKNSFLEGNSTQQLLSPE, encoded by the exons ATGAACATGTCTGAGACTGAGACAGAGAAGAATCATCCTGGTATTAAGCTGTTTGGATGGAAGATTCCGTTGCCGGAATGTCGAATTCCGGTTAACTctccaccaatg GATACTTGCAACAGTACAAAGAAAGCATTAGTGGAAATGCTTTCTGCGGAAAAAACCGAGCAACTATCCAATTCTTCGGATTCAATGGATAGTAAACAAGAGTCCGGAAATAATATGCAGGAAAAAGAGCCGATTGTAAACTCCAAGCCCGTCGAAGATGACACGGAGACGGGTGATGCGGATCAAGATAAAATGTTGAAGAAACCAGACAAGATTGTTCAGTGTCCGAGGTGCAAAAGTTGGGACACCAAGTTTTGTTATTTCAACAACTATAATGTGAACCAACCTCGGCATTTCTGTAAGAATTGCCAAAGGTATTGGACTGCTGGCGGAACGATGAGAAATGTTCCTATAGGTGCTGGGAGGCGGAAGAATAAGCATCTTGCCTCTCAGTACAGACAGATTATAGTAAACTCGGATGGAATTCCGGTCTCCAGGCAAGAAACTACGAGTTTATCCGGTCATCACCGTGCATCAACGGATAACGAAACTGTGTTGAAATTCGGTCCTGATAATCCTCTCTGCGAATCAATGCATTCGATGCTTAATGTTCGAGACCATAAAAGAAGTACTGATGCAGATTCTATTAGCAATGTGATTGTGCAACGAAGAGAGGAACCGATCTCATGTGGATCTTCGGTTACAAACATCGATACTCGAGGGAATGAGTTATCCAATCACAATGCATCGAATTGGTTGCAGTGCTATCCTGTTCCTCCGTGGGTATTACCGATGAATCCAGGTTGGAATAACGTCGCTTCCATGGCAGCAGTTCATCCAACATCGGCATCCATGTGCAACCCTTACAACGCTGCTGCTCCAACTGCAATGCAATGGTATCCGCCGCCGCCTTTGTTTGCAATTCCGGGAATTAGGCCACAAAACATACCTTTGCAACTTGTATCAGCCTCACACTTGAATGGTCCATCACTCTGCCTCTCGCCGCCTTCCTCCACAAGTAACAGCTGCTCGGGTAATGGCTCGCCAACCCTAGGCAAACACACTAGAGACACGGTTTTCGCAGATGAAGACAAATCAGACAAGTGTATTCCGGTTAGAAAAACGATTAGAATCGATGTCGCAAATGAGGTCCCGAGAAGTCCTACTCGGGTTAACGGAGAAGGCAAAAACAGTTTCTTGGAAGGCAACTCAACTCAGCAGCTACTCTCTCCGGAATGA